The following are from one region of the Eubacterium sp. MSJ-33 genome:
- a CDS encoding WYL domain-containing protein: MIYQMQGEPDMNSSPGKRESTIPGFSTNLKACLCGILHRESDLTTPMSVKTIQNALEKEAELCTGVHFNVSKPTIRKALDDLFAFSTAYPDFFCLIYGGYINKYYLHPASTKRHPRYISAEEVDTSGITVDKSANRELFYAFQSQFEPQELFSLLNGAEVNPYLSVREIQNLRKRLANAATPELVNQACNTENLSFDKELHMDIASVKLLKNLATLIHLLHMECQVEINYGKYQLNPLTSSFDLIATRTTASGLPKWQRLDPIAIFEANGFYYLAAHTDKSKEISDLAIYRIDRMIEIRPYKDISSKPLLISEDILQYRKSFSALEYKKSHPVMYGGSKVDIRMLVCEDATFSSGNALLDTFGSNIHIRPISEQEANQVLSSSRSELELTGEHWYMVSLHHSISGTVLWAKQHIDHVRLLSPPEAVDTLISSVSKGLSRY; the protein is encoded by the coding sequence TTGATATATCAAATGCAAGGAGAACCTGATATGAATTCATCCCCTGGGAAAAGAGAAAGTACCATCCCTGGTTTTTCAACCAATTTAAAAGCCTGTCTGTGTGGCATCCTGCACAGAGAATCTGACTTGACAACCCCAATGTCTGTGAAAACAATTCAAAATGCGCTGGAGAAAGAAGCAGAATTGTGCACAGGAGTTCACTTCAATGTGTCAAAACCAACTATCCGCAAAGCGCTAGATGACTTATTTGCTTTTTCAACCGCATATCCAGACTTTTTCTGCCTGATATACGGTGGCTATATCAACAAATACTACTTGCATCCTGCTTCCACCAAGAGGCATCCTCGATACATCTCTGCCGAGGAAGTTGACACATCCGGAATAACAGTAGATAAGTCCGCGAACCGTGAATTATTTTATGCCTTTCAATCGCAGTTTGAACCACAGGAACTTTTTTCTCTTTTAAACGGAGCCGAGGTAAATCCCTACTTATCCGTTCGGGAAATTCAGAATTTGCGGAAGCGGTTGGCAAATGCTGCTACCCCTGAACTTGTAAATCAGGCGTGCAACACAGAAAACTTGTCTTTTGATAAAGAGCTTCACATGGATATCGCTTCGGTAAAGCTGTTAAAGAATCTGGCTACTCTCATTCATTTGCTCCATATGGAATGCCAGGTAGAAATAAACTATGGCAAATATCAGTTAAATCCACTTACTTCAAGTTTTGATTTAATTGCGACCAGAACGACTGCATCCGGGCTTCCTAAATGGCAACGTCTGGATCCAATTGCTATTTTCGAGGCAAATGGTTTTTACTATCTTGCAGCCCACACAGATAAATCCAAGGAAATCAGCGATCTTGCAATCTATCGTATTGATCGTATGATTGAGATTCGCCCATATAAGGATATCAGCTCGAAACCACTTTTGATTTCAGAAGATATTTTACAATATAGAAAATCGTTTTCCGCCCTGGAATACAAGAAAAGTCATCCTGTTATGTACGGCGGTTCCAAAGTTGATATCCGTATGTTAGTCTGTGAAGATGCCACATTCTCATCCGGAAATGCATTGCTTGATACATTTGGTTCCAACATACATATCCGTCCAATATCAGAACAGGAAGCAAATCAAGTTCTTTCAAGTTCCCGTTCCGAACTGGAATTAACCGGTGAACATTGGTACATGGTAAGCCTGCATCACTCTATTTCAGGTACTGTTCTTTGGGCAAAACAGCACATCGACCATGTACGCCTTCTTTCACCACCGGAAGCTGTTGACACCCTGATTTCCTCTGTATCCAAAGGGTTGTCCCGCTATTGA
- a CDS encoding metallophosphoesterase: MRTYVMSDIHGMYNKFMLMLEKLQFSSADRLYVLGDLVQRGPDSVNVVREIMHRENVEAIMGNHDRMALDFRDPEIFADREVVEYLRKLPLYKKIGIAGQKYILVHAGLGAFSKEKKFESYSEGELTWTRTDYTKPYFEDIIVITGHTPTQKIPHNPYPGKIVRMNNHIAIDCGAPFKHGCLAALCLETGEEFYV, from the coding sequence ATGAGAACATACGTTATGTCAGACATTCATGGCATGTATAATAAATTTATGCTGATGCTTGAAAAATTACAGTTTTCAAGTGCGGACAGGCTTTATGTGTTAGGAGATCTGGTGCAGCGTGGACCGGATTCGGTTAATGTAGTACGAGAAATTATGCATCGAGAAAATGTAGAGGCAATTATGGGAAATCATGACCGGATGGCGTTAGATTTCCGTGATCCGGAGATCTTTGCAGACAGAGAAGTGGTAGAATATCTTCGGAAATTACCACTGTATAAGAAAATTGGAATAGCAGGACAGAAATATATACTTGTTCATGCCGGTCTTGGGGCTTTTTCAAAGGAAAAGAAATTTGAGAGTTACTCGGAGGGGGAGCTTACGTGGACACGCACGGATTATACAAAACCTTATTTCGAAGATATTATTGTGATAACCGGGCATACGCCGACACAAAAAATTCCGCACAATCCATATCCGGGGAAGATTGTGCGGATGAATAATCATATTGCAATTGATTGTGGTGCACCGTTTAAACATGGATGTTTAGCTGCACTTTGTCTGGAAACAGGAGAAGAATTTTATGTTTAA
- a CDS encoding response regulator transcription factor, with amino-acid sequence MYRFLMIEDDIQICEVVQDFFARESKGTIQVQTAQDGEVGLGKFYENEFDLVLLDIMLPGMNGLELCRYMRRRSVVPIIFLTAKDTEQDMMQGYATGCDDYMVKPFSLSVLYAKCLAILKRAKGTIREDELVCDDIRMNVLKYRVTVEGREVDLSPKEFALLRMLLENKGMVLLRERLLIGIWGYDYEGTDRCVDNHVRKLRKHLGSAGRCIKTVVGKGYKIEEMLPKKGA; translated from the coding sequence ATGTACAGATTTTTAATGATAGAGGATGATATACAGATCTGCGAGGTCGTGCAGGATTTTTTTGCACGTGAGAGCAAGGGAACGATTCAGGTGCAAACTGCGCAGGATGGAGAAGTCGGATTAGGGAAATTCTATGAAAACGAATTTGATCTTGTGTTGCTTGACATTATGCTGCCGGGGATGAATGGATTGGAGTTATGTCGTTATATGCGAAGACGGAGTGTTGTGCCGATTATCTTCCTGACAGCGAAAGACACGGAGCAGGACATGATGCAGGGATATGCGACAGGATGTGATGATTATATGGTGAAACCATTTTCCCTGTCTGTCCTATATGCGAAATGTCTTGCCATCTTGAAGCGTGCGAAGGGGACAATACGCGAAGACGAGCTGGTGTGCGACGACATCCGTATGAATGTGCTGAAATATCGTGTAACGGTAGAAGGGAGAGAAGTAGACCTGTCCCCGAAGGAATTCGCTCTGCTTCGGATGCTGCTTGAAAATAAAGGCATGGTGTTGCTTCGGGAGCGGCTGTTAATTGGCATCTGGGGATATGATTATGAGGGTACAGACCGGTGCGTAGATAATCATGTGCGAAAGCTTCGAAAGCATCTTGGAAGTGCAGGCAGATGTATCAAAACAGTGGTAGGAAAAGGTTATAAGATTGAGGAGATGTTACCGAAGAAAGGGGCGTAA
- a CDS encoding sodium-dependent transporter, whose translation MKKEQTRTSFKSRWGFILASVGSAVGMANVWGFPNKMGSNGGGAFLLIYLLFIFLFSYVGLPAEFAIGRWSHTGTLGSYENAWRSRNEKLAPAGRALGWLPLTGSLCIAIGYSIIVAYVLKAFVDSASGLLMQVNTSEWFESFSMTDFSVVPFHIIIIIGTLLTLLLGASSIEKSNKIMMPLFFLIFVVLAARVALLPGSASGYEFMFIPRWEALKDPTVWITAMGQAFFSLSVTGSGMIAYGSYLDRKEDVIAVSRHTAIFDTIAALVAALVIIPACFSYDVSVDAGPSLLFITLPSILQDIPLGQVFAIILYAAMIFAGVSSLQNMFEAVAESLLHRFPKLRRTVALGIICVICLGAGIGMEAITRWGTWMDLVSIYIIPIGATLGAISWFWIMKKEDLFAAINEGGKKPRGKLWYFLGRYLYVPIAIILCVIALAMKVAF comes from the coding sequence ATGAAAAAAGAACAAACTCGAACATCGTTCAAAAGCCGCTGGGGATTTATTCTTGCATCAGTCGGTTCCGCAGTCGGCATGGCAAATGTCTGGGGATTTCCAAATAAAATGGGAAGCAATGGCGGTGGCGCCTTCCTTCTTATCTATTTATTGTTTATATTTTTGTTTAGCTACGTCGGACTTCCGGCGGAGTTTGCGATTGGACGCTGGTCACACACAGGAACACTCGGGTCCTATGAAAATGCATGGCGTTCGCGAAACGAAAAACTCGCCCCTGCCGGGCGTGCACTTGGCTGGCTGCCACTCACAGGTTCCCTATGCATCGCAATCGGCTATTCAATCATCGTTGCCTATGTATTAAAAGCATTTGTTGACTCTGCATCCGGACTTTTAATGCAGGTCAATACTTCCGAATGGTTCGAATCGTTCTCGATGACGGATTTCTCGGTTGTACCATTCCATATTATTATCATCATCGGCACTCTGCTTACTTTATTACTCGGTGCCAGTAGTATCGAAAAAAGCAACAAAATCATGATGCCGCTCTTTTTCCTGATTTTCGTTGTACTTGCAGCCCGCGTAGCTCTGCTGCCCGGTTCAGCAAGCGGGTATGAATTCATGTTTATCCCAAGATGGGAAGCATTGAAAGATCCGACTGTCTGGATCACTGCCATGGGGCAAGCGTTCTTCTCCCTGTCCGTAACCGGAAGTGGTATGATTGCGTATGGATCCTACTTAGACCGGAAAGAAGACGTCATCGCAGTATCGAGACATACCGCGATTTTCGATACGATTGCAGCTTTGGTTGCCGCGCTTGTGATCATCCCGGCATGCTTCTCTTATGATGTCAGTGTGGACGCAGGGCCAAGCCTGCTCTTTATCACATTGCCATCGATCCTGCAGGATATTCCGCTTGGACAGGTCTTTGCGATTATCCTGTATGCGGCAATGATCTTCGCCGGTGTAAGTTCCCTGCAGAACATGTTTGAAGCTGTTGCCGAATCCCTTCTGCACCGCTTCCCGAAGCTGCGCCGTACTGTTGCACTCGGCATTATCTGCGTGATCTGCCTTGGTGCCGGAATCGGTATGGAAGCCATCACCCGCTGGGGTACCTGGATGGATCTTGTCTCCATCTACATCATTCCGATTGGTGCAACACTTGGTGCAATTTCCTGGTTCTGGATCATGAAGAAAGAAGATTTATTTGCAGCAATCAATGAAGGTGGCAAAAAACCTCGAGGGAAGCTGTGGTATTTCCTTGGGCGATACCTGTATGTGCCAATCGCGATTATCCTATGTGTGATTGCGCTCGCGATGAAGGTGGCATTTTAA
- a CDS encoding sensor histidine kinase, which yields MKGKKKKLTGRWKREMRKYRGNLIWKAILINCLAIALFWGVCSWVRGKANIEIGSYFTDARTSVQDYIISVLSDPGLFGAEERLIESKIEVKDRQEDTDGFSFLNRVYELGTGELIYENQNQKADDKLQKFVDERIEMISGANKPYFQVQLYNSAGGEKTESKTMDVIFEGIHNEALKLRGNYLMYGQRVYDTTGKGYVVLSAMYANPYTWYPQMSRILAVGGYGCLILLLGSVLLLLITCRHKKAKLLGKEQNEELMLAIAHDIRGPLMAIGGYAENMGQLIEAEEGRHYRDEILSNVSYMNSMITNMICYLKEQEADKSEKSAVSIREIFEKKAAQYQDLIDKNKLKIAIDGDVKLQTDAKMFGYIADNLVTNAVKYAKPETEVQIQIDKDTVIVRNEAVHIPDCTPEELWNPTKRGDDARTGRNGGGMGLGIVHRFLDACGYTGEIRMENGVFEVIINLK from the coding sequence ATGAAAGGAAAAAAGAAGAAACTGACCGGTAGATGGAAGCGGGAAATGCGGAAGTACCGCGGGAATCTGATCTGGAAAGCTATATTAATCAACTGTCTGGCAATTGCGCTATTTTGGGGAGTATGTAGTTGGGTACGAGGAAAAGCAAATATAGAAATAGGCAGTTATTTTACTGATGCAAGGACCTCTGTGCAGGATTACATAATCAGTGTATTGTCGGATCCGGGATTGTTTGGGGCAGAAGAAAGATTAATAGAGAGTAAAATTGAGGTCAAAGACAGACAGGAGGATACGGATGGATTTTCCTTTTTGAACCGGGTATATGAACTTGGTACGGGAGAACTGATCTATGAAAACCAAAATCAGAAGGCAGATGATAAACTTCAGAAATTTGTTGATGAACGGATAGAGATGATTTCCGGTGCAAATAAACCATATTTTCAGGTTCAATTATATAATTCTGCGGGGGGAGAGAAAACAGAGAGTAAAACCATGGATGTAATATTTGAAGGCATACATAACGAGGCCTTAAAATTACGTGGAAATTATCTGATGTATGGACAGCGTGTATATGATACAACAGGAAAAGGATATGTTGTTCTGTCGGCAATGTATGCAAACCCCTATACCTGGTATCCACAGATGTCCCGTATTTTAGCTGTTGGAGGTTATGGTTGTCTGATTTTGCTGTTGGGGTCAGTGTTATTGCTGCTGATTACCTGTCGGCACAAGAAAGCAAAGCTGCTTGGAAAGGAGCAAAATGAGGAACTGATGCTTGCTATCGCACACGACATTCGTGGACCACTGATGGCAATTGGCGGATATGCGGAGAACATGGGACAGTTGATCGAGGCAGAGGAGGGCAGACATTACCGGGACGAAATCCTGTCAAATGTCTCATATATGAACTCGATGATTACGAATATGATCTGTTATCTGAAGGAGCAGGAGGCGGATAAAAGTGAAAAATCCGCGGTTTCCATTCGGGAGATATTCGAGAAGAAGGCTGCGCAATATCAGGACCTGATCGACAAAAATAAGCTGAAGATCGCAATTGATGGAGATGTGAAGCTGCAGACGGATGCGAAGATGTTTGGCTATATTGCGGATAATCTGGTGACGAACGCAGTCAAATACGCAAAGCCGGAGACAGAGGTGCAGATTCAGATTGACAAGGATACCGTGATTGTGCGAAATGAGGCAGTTCATATCCCTGACTGCACACCGGAAGAATTGTGGAATCCGACAAAAAGGGGAGACGATGCGCGCACCGGCAGAAATGGAGGTGGCATGGGGCTTGGCATTGTGCACCGATTTTTAGATGCCTGCGGGTATACCGGAGAGATTCGGATGGAGAATGGTGTATTTGAAGTGATAATTAACCTAAAATAA
- a CDS encoding ATP-binding protein, giving the protein MYEYSIQEAKKEIKDSIRIYLQKDAAGNYLLQGSKKNPFYIVGEPGIGKTEMAKQIADELEIGFFATSLTHHTRNSVLGLPTIVEFNEEKMTEYTMPDMLAQIEKLCAKGETEGILLIDEFASMSEALVAPMLAFLQSKCIGNHYLPEGWTLMLCSNPPEYNETAREFDAAVMDRVRYMRVTYAGKDFLRYAEQINMHPLIIEYLRKNPDQAYVCVNNNGKKEIVTARSWENLSNCIYGYEAIGEQVTERLVYQFIKSERTAYGFCQYYVLSNTAFCAEDISNILNGNIKTYFAKIRALDYEKKWRVIKLLQDELLTGSETIEVRGRYLDYLADMIDNWTAWMWTQKDTKEQSGASVETQAIRGDDYYFALNYLTGRNSMRVLPDCLMEKAANPEWQKLETQMAETVMEKVSREHSIVGNNINPEILTQMQNWHTRHTADNMEKIKQKNNQIKNTFEFLDYIGDPIIRENFVRNLNQQSSLLYILAKGENKPYIKAMTALLGESA; this is encoded by the coding sequence ATGTACGAGTATAGTATTCAGGAAGCAAAAAAGGAAATAAAGGACAGTATTCGAATCTATTTACAAAAAGATGCAGCAGGAAACTATCTGCTTCAGGGAAGTAAAAAGAATCCATTTTATATTGTAGGAGAACCGGGTATTGGAAAGACAGAGATGGCAAAGCAGATTGCAGATGAGCTTGAAATAGGATTTTTTGCAACGTCTCTCACGCATCATACGAGAAATTCAGTATTAGGACTGCCCACGATTGTAGAATTTAACGAGGAGAAAATGACAGAATATACCATGCCGGATATGCTGGCGCAGATCGAAAAACTTTGCGCAAAAGGAGAGACGGAAGGGATTTTGTTGATTGATGAGTTCGCATCGATGAGTGAGGCGCTGGTGGCACCGATGCTTGCTTTTTTGCAGAGCAAATGTATTGGCAATCATTATCTTCCGGAAGGATGGACTTTGATGTTATGCAGCAATCCGCCAGAGTATAACGAGACAGCCAGAGAGTTTGATGCGGCGGTGATGGATCGTGTGCGTTATATGCGGGTAACATATGCGGGAAAAGATTTTTTACGGTATGCAGAACAGATAAATATGCATCCACTGATTATCGAGTATCTTCGTAAAAACCCGGATCAGGCATATGTTTGTGTAAATAATAATGGAAAGAAAGAAATTGTAACAGCCAGAAGTTGGGAAAATCTTTCAAATTGTATCTACGGATACGAAGCAATTGGTGAGCAGGTGACAGAGCGCCTGGTGTATCAGTTTATTAAATCGGAGAGAACGGCATATGGATTTTGTCAATATTATGTGTTAAGCAACACGGCATTTTGCGCAGAGGATATTTCCAATATTTTAAATGGAAATATAAAGACATATTTTGCGAAAATACGCGCTTTGGATTATGAGAAGAAGTGGAGGGTGATCAAGCTTTTACAGGATGAGCTTCTAACAGGAAGTGAGACAATTGAAGTCCGGGGACGATATCTGGACTATCTGGCGGATATGATTGATAACTGGACAGCGTGGATGTGGACACAAAAAGATACAAAGGAGCAATCTGGTGCGTCAGTAGAAACGCAGGCCATTCGAGGAGATGATTATTATTTTGCGCTTAATTATCTGACCGGGAGAAATTCCATGAGAGTTCTGCCGGATTGCCTGATGGAAAAGGCGGCAAATCCGGAGTGGCAGAAATTAGAGACACAGATGGCGGAAACTGTCATGGAAAAGGTCAGCAGGGAGCATAGTATTGTTGGGAATAACATCAATCCGGAAATTTTGACACAGATGCAAAACTGGCATACAAGGCATACTGCAGATAACATGGAGAAAATAAAACAGAAGAATAATCAGATAAAAAACACATTTGAATTTTTGGACTATATTGGGGATCCAATTATTCGGGAGAATTTCGTACGCAATCTGAACCAGCAAAGCAGTCTGCTTTATATACTTGCAAAAGGCGAAAATAAGCCATATATAAAGGCTATGACTGCATTGCTTGGCGAAAGTGCCTGA
- a CDS encoding VWA-like domain-containing protein, with protein MKVDLILQDKKGITEEKKKSSEIQNAEKILMVLKRSLKDRYPGIGHVLHCMEFVPVKEEIQFETDGVHIFYSAKVVLMLFRQRKLRDMAYRIMHIVAHGLLRHFEIAEKYRNDIIMHTLMDQEVHYLLEQLSVPIDAQEEKPKFEFFESFYQQGWQTLFGRWKCTKKSYVAKQSLFRKRKMLKRDDHHIWSREKRYHMAFDASKPNQQDIQQFWKGLRELSCGMQDQNINQQILSDSIRTGGKQEKQHGSFAGGQAEIYRAAIASKINYSQYLKHFFRAGVREQEDVDSIDKALYAWGSSVYEDIVFIEPETDKNVYQMHTVILAIDTSGSCEGSVMSQFLAETRQILKSLKNISFEKLIILQCDAEITHETIYTKVSELPIDCDFEQEIYGFGGTSFIPVFEYTDRRVQAGEKVDCLIYLTDGYGDYPKQEPKKYQTFFVLQQDDEEADVFGNKLSIPDWITTLYLE; from the coding sequence ATGAAAGTTGATTTGATACTTCAGGATAAAAAGGGAATTACCGAAGAGAAAAAGAAGTCGTCGGAGATACAGAATGCAGAGAAGATCTTGATGGTATTGAAAAGAAGTCTGAAAGACCGGTATCCAGGAATCGGGCATGTTCTGCATTGTATGGAGTTTGTGCCGGTCAAAGAGGAAATACAATTTGAGACGGATGGCGTACATATTTTTTATTCAGCCAAGGTTGTGTTGATGCTTTTCAGGCAAAGAAAACTGCGTGATATGGCATATCGGATTATGCATATTGTAGCACATGGGCTGTTGCGGCATTTTGAGATTGCAGAGAAGTATCGAAATGACATAATTATGCACACGCTTATGGATCAGGAAGTGCACTATCTGTTAGAACAGCTGTCTGTGCCAATAGACGCACAAGAAGAAAAACCGAAATTTGAATTTTTTGAGTCATTTTATCAGCAGGGGTGGCAGACTTTGTTTGGTAGATGGAAATGTACTAAAAAATCTTATGTAGCCAAACAGTCTCTTTTCAGAAAACGAAAAATGCTAAAAAGGGATGATCATCATATCTGGTCAAGGGAAAAACGTTATCACATGGCTTTCGATGCATCAAAACCAAATCAGCAGGATATACAACAATTTTGGAAAGGTCTGCGGGAACTGTCCTGTGGCATGCAGGATCAGAATATCAATCAACAAATATTGTCAGATAGTATAAGAACGGGAGGGAAACAAGAAAAACAGCACGGATCATTTGCGGGCGGACAAGCCGAAATATATCGTGCTGCAATAGCTTCAAAGATTAATTACAGCCAGTATCTAAAGCACTTTTTCCGTGCGGGAGTAAGAGAACAGGAAGATGTAGACAGTATAGATAAAGCACTGTATGCGTGGGGAAGCTCAGTTTATGAGGATATTGTGTTTATTGAGCCAGAAACGGATAAAAACGTATATCAGATGCATACAGTCATTCTGGCAATTGATACGAGTGGAAGCTGTGAAGGGAGTGTGATGTCACAGTTTCTGGCGGAAACAAGGCAGATATTAAAAAGTTTAAAAAATATCTCTTTTGAAAAATTGATCATATTGCAATGTGATGCAGAGATCACACATGAAACGATTTACACAAAAGTATCGGAACTGCCGATAGATTGTGATTTTGAACAGGAAATATATGGATTTGGAGGAACTAGCTTTATTCCTGTGTTTGAGTACACAGATCGCAGGGTGCAAGCTGGGGAGAAAGTAGATTGCTTAATTTATCTGACCGATGGATATGGGGATTATCCGAAGCAGGAACCGAAAAAATATCAGACATTTTTTGTATTACAGCAGGATGATGAGGAGGCAGATGTATTTGGAAATAAACTCTCAATTCCTGATTGGATAACCACCTTGTATTTAGAATGA